TGCCCATGAGTTCGACCAGGATAACGGAACGATCACGGAAAGCGAAGCACCCGCCACCAGCGCGTCGTCAGCGGACAGCGAGCATGACCTCGACGACGGCGTCGAGCAGCGCGTCGACCTGTGCTTCGCGGTAGCCGCCGTGCTTCGGTCGGAAGACGATCGAGCGGACCTCGGTCAGGCTGAGCGGCTTGCCGTCGCGGAAGTAGCCCTCGAGCCGCTTCGCGAAGGCGTCGACGTCCTTCGGGTGGTACCCGGTGCCGAGGAAGCTGACGCGACCGAACCGCTGCCCGTCCGGACGCTCGAGACGCGCCACGACGTCGGAGGCCTTCGACCGGGCTTCGGCGTACCAGGCCTTCTGCCCGATGTCCGCGATCTCCCGCTCGCGCTCACGAGCCGCGAAGGCGTCCTCGAGCCGTTCGAGTGCGGCGTCGACGTGTGCGGTGGAGTAGCCGCCCTTGCGCATCGAGAAGGCGGTGGCCCGGATCTTCGCGGCCTCGATCGCCGGAGCGGTGTCGTTCGCCGTGTAGGCGCGGCGGGCGTCCTCGAGGAAGCGCTCGACCTCGTCGACGTCGTATCCGAGGGCGGAGCGGTCTGCGTTCGGGAAGGTGGTGGCCACGGCGACATTCTGCCAGGACCGGACC
The sequence above is a segment of the Curtobacterium sp. BH-2-1-1 genome. Coding sequences within it:
- a CDS encoding DivIVA domain-containing protein, producing the protein MATTFPNADRSALGYDVDEVERFLEDARRAYTANDTAPAIEAAKIRATAFSMRKGGYSTAHVDAALERLEDAFAAREREREIADIGQKAWYAEARSKASDVVARLERPDGQRFGRVSFLGTGYHPKDVDAFAKRLEGYFRDGKPLSLTEVRSIVFRPKHGGYREAQVDALLDAVVEVMLAVR